A region of Myxococcus stipitatus DSM 14675 DNA encodes the following proteins:
- a CDS encoding App1 family protein, whose amino-acid sequence MADSRPAFFRLAVRVDAHYDAVSRSLRRWLGIAPPLRIVPYRGHGSPERALIKARVMEDRRIRPRQHRHTLLSSAVASYKRYMTREIPGAHVAVRWGDKRWEGTTDEEGFLELWVAPPEGVGSGWHEVELELLSPEPEGVPRVVAPVRVAGTGARYGVISDIDDTVIVTGVTDLFKRAWALFLTEHRVRLPFPGVDAFYAALQAGAEGDADNPIFYVSSSPWNLYEHLDEFLALHHIPMGPLLLRDWGLSSQGFAPGGGHGHKLQKIRGLLQDLPHLPFILIGDSGQEDAEHYRTIVREFPGRILCIYIRNVPGRAGRAQELEHIAREVREAGSQLLAVDDTTTAARHAALSGWIQWKEVREVEAHRREDSP is encoded by the coding sequence ATGGCCGATTCGAGACCCGCCTTCTTCCGCCTCGCTGTCCGCGTGGACGCGCACTACGACGCCGTGAGCCGGAGCCTCCGCCGCTGGTTGGGCATCGCCCCGCCGCTGCGCATCGTTCCCTATCGCGGCCACGGCTCGCCGGAGCGCGCGCTCATCAAGGCGCGGGTGATGGAGGACCGGCGCATCCGTCCCCGGCAGCACCGTCACACGCTGCTGAGCAGCGCCGTGGCTTCCTACAAGCGCTACATGACGCGCGAAATCCCGGGCGCGCACGTGGCGGTGCGCTGGGGGGACAAGCGCTGGGAGGGGACCACCGACGAGGAGGGCTTCCTGGAGCTGTGGGTGGCACCGCCGGAGGGCGTGGGCTCCGGGTGGCACGAGGTGGAGCTGGAGCTGCTCTCACCGGAGCCGGAGGGAGTGCCTCGCGTGGTGGCCCCGGTGCGGGTGGCCGGCACGGGCGCGCGCTACGGCGTCATCAGCGACATCGACGACACCGTCATCGTCACGGGCGTCACGGACCTCTTCAAGCGCGCGTGGGCCCTCTTCCTCACCGAGCACCGCGTGCGGCTGCCCTTCCCGGGCGTGGATGCCTTCTACGCGGCGCTCCAGGCGGGCGCGGAAGGAGACGCGGACAACCCCATCTTCTACGTCTCCAGCAGCCCGTGGAACCTGTACGAGCACCTGGACGAGTTCCTCGCCCTGCACCACATCCCCATGGGGCCGCTGCTGCTGCGCGACTGGGGCCTGTCCAGCCAGGGCTTCGCGCCCGGCGGCGGCCACGGGCACAAGCTCCAGAAGATTCGCGGGCTGCTCCAGGACCTGCCGCACCTGCCCTTCATCCTCATCGGCGACAGCGGGCAGGAGGACGCCGAGCACTACCGCACCATCGTCCGCGAGTTCCCCGGCCGCATCCTCTGCATCTACATCCGCAACGTGCCCGGTCGCGCGGGCCGGGCCCAGGAGCTGGAGCACATCGCCCGGGAGGTTCGCGAAGCGGGCAGCCAACTGCTGGCCGTGGACGACACCACCACCGCGGCGCGGCATGCGGCCCTGTCCGGGTGGATTCAGTGGAAGGAGGTCCGCGAGGTGGAGGCCCACCGCCGCGAGGACTCCCCGTGA
- the ppk1 gene encoding polyphosphate kinase 1 yields MAKRGVAGRSVTQKPLERDVLPAGVEMDEGLFFNRELSWLAFNDRVLQLAESSDEPLLERLKFVAIYARNLDEFFMIRVARLHEQVRGGVARLVPDGAAPGTTLDKLHEGIFEQSKRHSAIFEKLLRPALAEKGLRILSAKDLDADQRAQVDQRFREQIFPVLTPLAIGLGRHFPYISNLSLSLAVLLRDPQADEESVARVKVPKELLPRFLPLKGHVFVPLEEVIAQHLGDLFPGMEVLSWSLFRVTRDADFTVSEDAEDLLKAVETELRQRRFGDVIRLEVQAGMSPKLLEPLVEALGLEPRQVYEEQGLLGLGDVQSIAFAPGFPELKDPPWAPVSQPRLRPDPDAPPEAGTVMAAMRRGDLLVHHPYDSFSSSVERFVTEAVADPDVLAIKQTVYRTSDSSPLVPALITATENGKQAVCMVELKARFDERTNIKWANALEEAGVHVVYGIPSLKTHAKAILIVRREGERVRHYVHVGTGNYNPKTARLYTDMGLFTTDPDIGADVADLFNYLTGFGRPKSFRKLLVAPLTMREGLLEHIKRTVVAHTLERPSRIQMKMNALVDPAIIRALYDASRAGVKVELNVRGICCLRPGIPGVSDNIRVVSTLGRFLEHARVYLFERGTEVRCYIGSADLMPRNLDHRVEILAPVEDAGLISQVRDTLDRNLADNTHAWELQSDGHWRRLSPPANGEKRWAQGELMERANRHAQFQGGRPLP; encoded by the coding sequence ATGGCGAAGCGAGGCGTTGCCGGACGCAGCGTCACCCAGAAGCCCTTGGAGCGAGATGTCCTTCCAGCGGGGGTGGAGATGGATGAAGGGCTCTTCTTCAATCGCGAGCTGTCCTGGCTGGCCTTCAACGACAGGGTGCTCCAGTTGGCGGAGTCGTCGGACGAGCCCCTGCTCGAGCGGCTGAAGTTCGTCGCCATCTACGCGCGCAACCTGGACGAGTTCTTCATGATTCGCGTCGCGCGGTTGCACGAGCAGGTGCGCGGCGGCGTGGCGCGACTGGTGCCGGATGGGGCGGCGCCGGGCACCACGCTCGACAAGCTGCACGAGGGCATCTTCGAGCAGAGCAAGCGCCACAGCGCCATCTTCGAGAAGCTGCTGCGGCCCGCGCTCGCGGAGAAGGGCCTGCGCATCCTCAGCGCCAAGGACTTGGACGCCGACCAGCGCGCCCAGGTGGACCAGCGCTTCCGGGAGCAGATATTTCCCGTGCTCACCCCGCTGGCCATCGGCCTGGGCCGGCACTTCCCGTACATCTCCAACCTGTCGCTCAGCCTCGCCGTCCTCCTGCGAGACCCGCAGGCGGACGAGGAGAGCGTGGCCCGGGTGAAGGTGCCCAAGGAGTTGCTGCCCCGCTTCCTGCCGCTGAAGGGCCATGTCTTCGTGCCGCTGGAGGAGGTCATCGCCCAGCACCTGGGGGACCTGTTCCCGGGCATGGAGGTGCTGAGCTGGAGCCTGTTCCGCGTCACCCGCGACGCGGACTTCACCGTGTCCGAGGACGCGGAGGACCTGCTCAAGGCGGTGGAGACGGAGCTGCGCCAGCGCCGGTTCGGAGACGTCATCCGGCTGGAGGTCCAGGCGGGCATGAGCCCCAAGCTGCTGGAGCCGCTGGTGGAGGCGCTGGGGCTGGAGCCTCGCCAGGTGTACGAGGAGCAGGGGCTCTTGGGGCTGGGCGACGTGCAGTCCATCGCCTTCGCGCCCGGCTTCCCCGAGCTGAAGGACCCGCCGTGGGCGCCTGTCTCGCAGCCTCGGCTGAGGCCGGACCCGGACGCGCCGCCCGAGGCCGGCACGGTGATGGCGGCGATGCGGCGGGGCGACCTCCTGGTGCACCACCCCTATGACTCGTTCAGCTCATCGGTGGAGCGCTTCGTCACGGAGGCGGTGGCGGACCCGGACGTGCTCGCCATCAAGCAGACCGTGTACCGCACCTCCGACAGCTCCCCGCTGGTGCCCGCGCTGATAACGGCGACGGAGAACGGCAAGCAGGCCGTGTGCATGGTGGAGCTCAAGGCCCGCTTCGACGAGCGCACCAACATCAAGTGGGCCAACGCGCTGGAAGAGGCGGGCGTCCACGTCGTCTACGGCATCCCCTCGCTGAAGACCCACGCGAAGGCCATCCTCATCGTCCGGCGCGAGGGGGAGCGCGTGCGCCACTACGTGCACGTGGGCACCGGCAACTACAACCCGAAGACGGCGCGCCTCTACACGGACATGGGCCTGTTCACCACGGACCCGGACATCGGCGCGGACGTGGCGGACCTCTTCAACTACCTGACGGGCTTCGGCCGCCCCAAGAGCTTCCGCAAGCTCCTGGTGGCGCCCCTCACCATGCGCGAGGGCTTGCTCGAGCACATCAAGCGCACCGTCGTCGCGCACACGCTGGAGCGCCCGTCCCGCATCCAGATGAAGATGAACGCGCTGGTGGACCCGGCCATCATCCGCGCCCTCTACGACGCGTCCCGCGCGGGCGTGAAGGTGGAGCTCAACGTGCGAGGCATCTGCTGCCTGCGCCCGGGCATCCCCGGCGTCTCCGACAACATCCGCGTGGTGTCCACGCTGGGCCGCTTCCTGGAGCACGCGCGCGTCTACCTCTTCGAGCGCGGCACGGAGGTGCGCTGCTACATCGGCTCCGCGGACCTGATGCCTCGCAACCTGGACCACCGCGTGGAAATCCTGGCGCCGGTGGAGGACGCGGGGCTGATTTCACAGGTGCGCGACACGCTGGACCGCAACCTGGCCGACAACACCCACGCCTGGGAGCTCCAGTCGGATGGCCACTGGCGCCGCCTGTCCCCGCCCGCGAATGGGGAGAAGCGCTGGGCCCAGGGCGAGCTCATGGAGCGCGCCAACCGCCACGCCCAGTTCCAAGGGGGCCGCCCGCTCCCGTGA
- a CDS encoding L-dopachrome tautomerase-related protein, whose product MAAPQLPFPMSPPPPGAGLARVFKVVLAVAGVLALAVVGVRLRYGGGEPYLDVTGMPLLPDSALEEVVRSAEPIGNVAVSSTGRLFYTLHPESRPPGAKLWEWVDGKAVPFPAEPLQKKLFDTVLGVTIDRRDWLWVIDHGNHGLGVPRLLAFELSTGHLAHEFDFPPQVAPPGSFLQDMRVDAKGETVFIADVGFWRRSPALVVYDVAKKQARRVLEKHESVFPRDFIIRSPLKDMVFFGGVAALKCGVDGIALDPSDEWLWFAAMNHDTMYRVRTADLKDTSLDDTALAQRIQAVGRKPLNDGLSADTAGNVLMTDVEHGAVLRMSPEGRLETLVKSPRIRWADALNHGPDGWLYVADSALPHSMLQSREHIQANGPYFIWRFKPGIGGIAGM is encoded by the coding sequence ATGGCCGCTCCCCAGCTCCCCTTCCCCATGTCGCCTCCTCCGCCCGGTGCTGGCCTCGCCCGGGTCTTCAAGGTCGTCCTCGCCGTGGCGGGTGTCTTGGCGCTCGCGGTGGTGGGCGTGCGCCTGCGCTACGGAGGCGGTGAGCCCTACCTGGACGTCACCGGCATGCCCCTGTTGCCGGACAGCGCGCTCGAGGAGGTGGTGCGCAGCGCGGAGCCCATCGGCAACGTGGCGGTGTCCTCGACGGGGCGGCTGTTCTACACGCTCCATCCGGAGAGCCGTCCGCCTGGGGCGAAGCTGTGGGAGTGGGTGGACGGCAAGGCCGTGCCGTTCCCCGCCGAGCCGCTCCAGAAGAAGCTCTTCGACACGGTGCTCGGCGTCACCATCGACCGACGCGACTGGCTCTGGGTCATCGACCACGGCAACCACGGCCTGGGTGTCCCCCGGCTGCTCGCGTTCGAGCTGTCCACGGGGCACCTCGCGCACGAGTTCGACTTCCCGCCGCAAGTGGCTCCGCCGGGCTCGTTCCTCCAGGACATGCGGGTCGATGCGAAGGGCGAGACGGTGTTCATTGCCGACGTGGGCTTCTGGCGGCGCTCTCCGGCGCTCGTCGTCTACGACGTGGCGAAGAAGCAGGCGCGGCGGGTGCTGGAGAAGCACGAGTCCGTCTTCCCTCGGGACTTCATCATCCGCAGCCCGCTCAAGGACATGGTGTTCTTCGGCGGGGTGGCGGCGCTGAAGTGCGGCGTGGATGGCATCGCGCTGGACCCGTCGGACGAGTGGCTGTGGTTCGCGGCGATGAACCACGACACGATGTATCGCGTGCGCACCGCGGACCTGAAGGACACGTCGCTCGACGACACGGCGCTGGCGCAGCGGATTCAGGCGGTGGGCCGCAAGCCGCTCAACGACGGGCTCAGCGCGGACACCGCGGGCAACGTGCTGATGACGGACGTGGAGCACGGGGCCGTGCTGCGCATGTCTCCGGAGGGCCGGCTGGAGACGCTGGTGAAGTCGCCGCGCATCCGCTGGGCGGACGCCCTCAACCACGGGCCGGACGGCTGGCTCTACGTGGCGGACAGCGCGCTGCCCCACTCGATGCTCCAGTCCCGTGAGCACATCCAGGCGAACGGGCCCTACTTCATCTGGCGCTTCAAGCCCGGCATCGGCGGCATCGCGGGCATGTGA
- a CDS encoding PAS domain-containing sensor histidine kinase: MSCPEGGGVGRRWTFSQRVGAGFIASLLVALALAVTSAVALLSVRTHQKASLLELSMDLLEVERLRRAFSDKVSSERGYALSGDTLFAEEMVASRERFISIAGRLEARLVVEPASSLLGSAMRAEQEHEQAVRELVVAHAANVPRSKLERLFEERVGTTRLRAYESLQQLSANAEEQLARGIQTAVDVDERVLGLTLVAASLGLAVAAVLAWVLLRRLRPLREEADDSARRFQLLVEGVQDYALLLLDARGRVASWNPGATRITGYEASEVVGEPVDLFYPPESAALGVPEKDLARARRDGRLRTEGWRRRKDGSSFFAEALINVLRDESGALRGYAEVTRDITERRRAERTQGLFAEAGRVFQQYPEPDLMVAELSRMMVPEVADGCVLYVLTPSGQLRPRVVKHADEEKEPLLWEAVRRHQPSPDTPRGLWQVMRTGRSHRVADVTPEMLAKNAEDAEHLRMMEQVGVRSYLAVPLRSGEKAQGVLVLLTSSPERRLTQGDQVFMEELAGRAALALDNTRLLRESREAVELIGIAAHDLGNPLNTLQLLLRKLQRQGPGMAPEKLRDGLAAALKQTQRLGQLLLNLLDLSRLSAGRLVLDVATVDLADLAHEVVERFAAYASEQGSKLVFDAELGLVGGWDRLRLDRVVTNLLSNALKFGAGQPVEVRVERAGLSRARLVVKDHGVGIPPEAQRRIFDRFEQVPSEGRHAGFGLGLYIVRQLVDAHGGSVHVESSPGEGSTFTVELPLLQQGSERELPGTEPPVLP, from the coding sequence GTGTCCTGCCCGGAGGGGGGCGGCGTGGGGCGGCGGTGGACGTTCTCACAGCGCGTCGGCGCGGGGTTCATCGCGTCCCTGCTGGTGGCGCTGGCGCTCGCGGTGACGTCCGCGGTGGCGCTCCTGTCCGTGCGCACCCACCAGAAGGCCAGCCTGCTCGAGCTGTCCATGGACCTGCTGGAGGTGGAGCGGCTGCGCCGCGCCTTCAGCGACAAGGTGTCCAGCGAGCGCGGCTATGCGCTGTCGGGTGACACGCTCTTCGCGGAGGAGATGGTGGCCTCGCGTGAGCGCTTCATCTCCATCGCCGGGAGGCTGGAGGCGCGCCTCGTCGTGGAGCCCGCGTCGTCGCTCCTGGGCTCGGCCATGCGCGCGGAGCAGGAGCACGAGCAGGCCGTGCGGGAGCTCGTCGTCGCGCACGCGGCCAACGTGCCTCGCTCCAAGCTGGAGCGCCTGTTCGAGGAGCGCGTGGGCACCACGCGTCTGCGCGCCTATGAGTCCCTGCAGCAGCTCTCCGCCAACGCGGAGGAGCAGCTCGCGCGGGGCATCCAGACGGCGGTGGACGTGGATGAGCGGGTGCTCGGCCTCACCCTCGTCGCCGCGAGCCTGGGCCTCGCGGTGGCGGCGGTGCTGGCGTGGGTGCTGCTGCGGCGGCTGCGGCCCTTGCGTGAGGAAGCGGACGACAGCGCGCGGCGCTTCCAGCTCCTCGTCGAGGGTGTGCAGGACTACGCGCTCCTGCTCCTGGACGCGCGCGGCCGCGTGGCGAGCTGGAACCCGGGGGCCACGCGAATCACCGGCTACGAGGCCTCCGAGGTGGTGGGCGAGCCGGTGGACCTCTTCTATCCCCCGGAGTCCGCCGCGCTGGGCGTGCCGGAGAAGGACCTGGCGCGAGCGCGCAGGGACGGGCGGCTGCGCACGGAGGGGTGGCGGCGGCGCAAGGACGGCTCGAGCTTCTTCGCGGAGGCGCTCATCAACGTGCTGCGCGACGAGAGCGGCGCGCTGCGGGGCTACGCGGAGGTGACGCGCGACATCACCGAGCGCCGTCGCGCCGAGCGCACGCAGGGCCTGTTCGCGGAGGCCGGCCGGGTGTTCCAGCAGTACCCGGAGCCGGACCTGATGGTGGCGGAGCTGTCTCGGATGATGGTGCCCGAGGTGGCGGATGGGTGTGTCCTCTACGTGCTGACGCCTTCCGGCCAGCTGCGGCCCCGGGTGGTGAAGCACGCGGACGAGGAGAAGGAGCCCCTCTTGTGGGAGGCGGTGCGGCGACACCAGCCGTCGCCGGACACGCCTCGGGGGCTGTGGCAGGTGATGCGCACCGGACGCTCGCACCGGGTCGCGGACGTGACACCGGAGATGCTCGCGAAGAACGCGGAGGACGCCGAGCACCTGCGGATGATGGAGCAGGTGGGCGTCCGCTCGTACCTGGCGGTGCCGCTGCGCTCGGGGGAGAAGGCGCAGGGGGTGCTGGTGTTGCTCACGTCCTCGCCGGAGCGGCGGCTGACGCAAGGGGACCAGGTCTTCATGGAGGAGCTGGCCGGACGCGCGGCGCTGGCGCTGGACAACACCCGGCTGCTGCGGGAGTCGCGCGAGGCGGTGGAGCTCATCGGCATCGCGGCGCATGACTTGGGCAACCCCCTCAACACCCTCCAACTGCTGCTGCGCAAGCTCCAGCGACAGGGCCCGGGCATGGCGCCGGAGAAGCTGCGCGACGGCCTGGCCGCGGCGCTGAAGCAGACGCAGCGCCTGGGGCAGCTGCTGCTCAACCTGTTGGACTTGTCTCGCTTGTCCGCGGGACGTCTGGTGTTGGACGTGGCGACGGTGGACCTGGCGGACCTGGCGCACGAGGTGGTGGAGCGCTTCGCGGCGTACGCCTCCGAGCAGGGCAGCAAGCTGGTCTTCGACGCGGAGCTGGGGCTGGTGGGCGGCTGGGACAGGCTGCGGCTGGACCGGGTGGTGACGAACCTCTTGTCCAACGCGCTGAAGTTCGGCGCGGGACAGCCGGTGGAGGTGCGCGTGGAACGCGCCGGGCTGTCACGGGCGCGGCTGGTGGTGAAGGACCACGGCGTGGGCATCCCCCCGGAGGCGCAGCGCAGGATCTTCGACCGCTTCGAGCAGGTGCCTTCGGAAGGGCGCCATGCGGGCTTCGGGCTGGGGCTCTACATCGTCCGGCAGCTCGTGGACGCGCACGGGGGCTCGGTCCACGTGGAGAGCTCTCCGGGCGAGGGCTCCACCTTCACCGTGGAGCTGCCCTTGTTGCAGCAAGGCTCGGAGCGGGAGCTTCCCGGCACCGAGCCCCCTGTCCTGCCTTGA
- a CDS encoding TIGR02266 family protein, which yields MTSSSAAARASTLGSREAELARIESELSTQESRLAEQLTRAQAEAAALSTRLEGVKAALAQAHQDPEADPQVGEQASRLQAARVPALSVDAAREKALEAREKALEARKRVGVEAQAALRIQQEQLAQVTRAVADAESALRQQVEASSARTRARQEASTRAQQEAARVRQAELARAATQAQARGEAVPAMPGPARTSSAEGVEARRNGRVRMHTSIDMRSDSNFFTGFSMDISEGGVFIATVDAVPRGTQVELDFTLPGGRPMKVTGVVRWVREANSRTPELMPGVGVQFTGLPHEVASVISSFVTTRDPMFYPD from the coding sequence ATGACCTCGTCGTCCGCCGCTGCCCGTGCATCCACGCTGGGTTCCCGTGAGGCTGAGCTGGCTCGCATCGAGAGCGAGCTGTCCACCCAGGAGTCCCGGCTCGCTGAACAGCTCACGCGTGCCCAGGCGGAGGCCGCCGCGCTCTCCACCCGGCTGGAAGGCGTGAAGGCCGCGCTGGCCCAGGCCCACCAGGACCCGGAGGCCGACCCCCAGGTGGGCGAGCAGGCCTCCAGGCTCCAGGCCGCACGGGTGCCCGCCCTGAGCGTGGACGCCGCGCGGGAGAAGGCCCTCGAGGCCCGCGAGAAGGCCCTGGAGGCCCGCAAGCGGGTGGGCGTGGAGGCGCAGGCCGCGCTGCGCATCCAGCAGGAGCAACTGGCCCAGGTGACGCGCGCCGTGGCGGACGCCGAGTCGGCCCTGCGGCAGCAGGTGGAAGCCTCCTCGGCCCGGACCCGGGCGCGCCAGGAGGCCTCCACGCGCGCGCAGCAGGAGGCGGCCCGCGTGAGACAGGCGGAACTGGCCCGCGCCGCCACCCAGGCCCAGGCCCGGGGAGAGGCGGTCCCCGCCATGCCAGGGCCCGCCCGGACGAGCAGCGCGGAGGGCGTGGAGGCGCGGCGCAACGGGCGCGTGCGGATGCACACGTCCATCGACATGCGCAGTGACTCCAACTTCTTCACCGGCTTCTCCATGGACATCAGCGAGGGCGGCGTCTTCATCGCCACGGTGGACGCGGTGCCTCGCGGCACGCAGGTGGAGCTGGACTTCACGCTGCCCGGAGGCCGGCCCATGAAGGTGACGGGCGTGGTGCGCTGGGTGCGCGAGGCCAACTCCCGCACGCCGGAGCTGATGCCGGGCGTGGGCGTCCAGTTCACCGGGCTGCCTCACGAAGTGGCGTCCGTCATCTCGTCCTTCGTCACCACGCGCGACCCGATGTTCTATCCAGACTGA
- a CDS encoding cupin domain-containing protein has product MSAPTRSPNTAIARPPRWDSRRRTEPASEDACSNDATSSPVEVPVDKVHLARELTLFSAHEAPRALGALNGQRVQLMKLQGDGPWRRHAHDDTLYLVLHGRLRVELRERSVEVEPGELLVLPRGVEHRPVADEEVHVLVLEPSSALPPL; this is encoded by the coding sequence ATGAGCGCGCCCACTCGCAGTCCCAACACCGCCATCGCCCGCCCCCCTCGCTGGGATTCCCGTCGACGCACCGAGCCCGCCTCCGAGGACGCGTGCTCCAACGACGCGACGTCCTCCCCCGTCGAGGTGCCGGTGGACAAGGTCCACCTGGCCCGGGAGCTGACCCTCTTCTCGGCCCACGAGGCCCCCCGGGCCCTGGGCGCGCTCAACGGCCAGCGCGTCCAGCTCATGAAGCTCCAGGGTGACGGGCCATGGCGCCGGCACGCGCATGACGACACGCTGTACCTGGTCCTCCATGGCCGGCTGCGCGTGGAGCTGCGCGAGCGCTCCGTCGAGGTGGAGCCCGGCGAGCTGCTGGTCCTCCCTCGGGGCGTGGAGCACCGGCCCGTCGCGGACGAGGAGGTCCATGTCCTGGTCCTCGAGCCGTCCAGCGCGCTCCCGCCGCTCTAG
- a CDS encoding RtcB family protein, whose amino-acid sequence MSWKQRLEKVAEGHYVLPKTKSMRVDANLFLSDKLLWGEGPDLPALEDAVFDQVVNAASFPGVTRVAVTPDCHVGYGVPIGTVVETDGILLPTAAGYDIGCGMVQLQTTLTAEDVADVAKRRQWIEQVTRRIAVGVGASRVQHQRKVSDKAFADVVRHGAKALGRGSAITERDFIPVEDDRVDIPDRAYEKRGQLGSLGGGNHFTEMQVDEEGRVWVMLHTGSRGFGWNIAKHFFVEGAAQLGLKSRSEDFVWLDADSPLGREYWNLHNMAANFAVANRLIIGEAVCAALEDVFGGTASVYYEISHNLIQKEAGKFVARKGATRAFPAGHPSLKKTTWEGTGHPILIPGSMETGSAILFAEEGASKSIYSVNHGSGRRLSRGEARRVLKQDVTDARMAESGILLNTRHTPLDESGPCYKNLEDVLETVEMAGLAKVARRLKPVACIKGAD is encoded by the coding sequence ATGAGCTGGAAACAACGATTGGAGAAGGTCGCCGAGGGCCACTACGTCCTGCCGAAGACCAAGAGCATGCGGGTGGACGCGAACCTGTTCCTGTCCGACAAGCTGCTCTGGGGTGAGGGGCCCGACCTCCCGGCGCTCGAGGACGCCGTCTTCGACCAGGTGGTCAACGCCGCGTCCTTCCCGGGCGTCACCCGAGTCGCCGTCACCCCGGACTGCCATGTGGGCTATGGCGTCCCCATCGGCACCGTGGTGGAGACCGACGGCATCCTCCTGCCCACCGCCGCGGGCTACGACATCGGCTGCGGCATGGTGCAATTGCAGACGACCCTCACCGCCGAGGACGTGGCGGACGTCGCCAAGCGCCGCCAGTGGATTGAGCAGGTGACTCGCCGCATCGCGGTGGGCGTGGGCGCCAGCCGCGTGCAGCACCAGCGCAAGGTGTCCGACAAGGCCTTCGCCGACGTGGTGCGGCATGGCGCCAAGGCCCTGGGCCGAGGCTCCGCCATCACCGAGCGCGACTTCATCCCCGTGGAGGATGACCGGGTGGACATCCCCGACCGCGCCTACGAGAAGCGCGGCCAGTTGGGCAGCCTGGGCGGCGGCAACCACTTCACCGAGATGCAGGTGGACGAGGAGGGCCGCGTCTGGGTGATGCTCCACACCGGCAGCCGCGGCTTCGGGTGGAACATCGCCAAGCACTTCTTCGTGGAGGGCGCCGCGCAGCTGGGCCTCAAGAGTCGCAGCGAGGACTTCGTCTGGCTGGACGCCGACAGCCCGCTGGGCCGTGAGTACTGGAACCTCCACAACATGGCCGCCAACTTCGCCGTGGCCAACCGGCTCATCATCGGCGAGGCCGTGTGCGCCGCGCTGGAGGACGTGTTCGGCGGCACCGCGAGCGTCTATTACGAGATCTCCCACAACCTCATCCAGAAGGAGGCCGGGAAGTTCGTCGCCCGCAAGGGCGCCACGCGCGCGTTCCCCGCGGGACACCCCTCGCTCAAGAAGACGACGTGGGAGGGCACCGGGCACCCCATCCTGATTCCCGGCTCCATGGAGACGGGCAGCGCCATCCTCTTCGCGGAGGAAGGGGCGTCCAAGTCCATCTACTCGGTGAACCACGGCTCCGGCCGCCGCCTGTCTCGGGGCGAGGCGCGCCGCGTGCTCAAGCAGGACGTCACCGACGCGCGCATGGCGGAGTCCGGCATCCTCCTCAACACCCGCCACACCCCGCTCGACGAGTCCGGCCCCTGCTACAAGAACCTGGAGGACGTGCTGGAGACGGTGGAGATGGCGGGGCTGGCCAAGGTGGCGCGCCGCCTCAAGCCCGTCGCCTGTATCAAGGGCGCGGATTGA
- a CDS encoding class I SAM-dependent methyltransferase has product MLPIHLRETHAFVRPAVARHHRILEVGCGEGALAGQLAAEGHDVVAIDARLRDTPRPPGVRFEQVPLLRFASQPFDALVAVAVLHHLSPLDASVAKLRELLVPGGTLVVDDFDLAAPDAPTARWYYDAQDLLAAGGHFPPEAVHGTPDEAPLERWRHEHLHHDEPLHTGDDMVSALRDGGFELQHVTRGPYLFRYLARGHHGHTPAQERMAEYIFATERQRIAEGVFKPVGLRIVAQRR; this is encoded by the coding sequence ATGCTCCCCATCCACCTTCGAGAGACACACGCGTTCGTCCGCCCCGCGGTGGCCCGGCATCACCGCATCCTGGAGGTCGGCTGTGGGGAGGGAGCACTCGCCGGACAGCTCGCGGCGGAGGGCCACGACGTCGTCGCCATCGACGCTCGGCTGCGCGACACACCGCGCCCGCCCGGGGTGCGCTTCGAGCAGGTCCCCCTGCTGCGCTTCGCCTCCCAGCCCTTCGACGCCCTGGTCGCGGTGGCCGTGCTCCACCACCTCTCGCCGCTCGACGCGTCCGTGGCGAAGCTGCGCGAGCTGCTGGTGCCCGGAGGCACCCTCGTCGTGGATGACTTCGACCTGGCCGCTCCGGACGCCCCCACCGCGCGCTGGTACTACGACGCGCAGGATCTGCTCGCGGCCGGAGGCCACTTCCCACCCGAGGCCGTCCATGGCACGCCGGACGAAGCCCCGCTCGAGCGCTGGCGCCATGAGCACCTGCACCACGACGAGCCACTCCACACCGGGGATGACATGGTGAGCGCGCTGCGCGACGGGGGCTTCGAGCTCCAGCACGTCACGCGCGGGCCCTACCTGTTCCGCTACCTGGCCCGGGGGCACCACGGCCACACCCCCGCTCAGGAGCGCATGGCCGAATACATCTTCGCCACCGAGCGCCAGCGCATCGCCGAGGGTGTGTTCAAACCCGTCGGCCTGCGCATCGTCGCCCAGCGGCGCTGA